A window of Ignavibacterium sp. contains these coding sequences:
- a CDS encoding GDP-L-fucose synthase — MSKYKNKKIYVAGHNGMVGSAIMRALQKNGYKNLITKSFSELDLRRQSDVEKFFNEQKPDVVIVAAAKVGGILANNTYRAEFIYDNLMIEANLIHASYLNKAEKLIFLGSSCIYPKLAPQPLKEEYLLSGYLEYTNEPYAIAKIAGIKLCENYFRQYGCNFISAMPTNLYGPNDNFDLQTSHVLPALIRKFHEAKIQNAPSVTIWGTGKPLREFLFVDDLAEAILFMMENVEALELYNLGITHLNVGSGKDISIAELASLIAKIVGYNGRIEHDTSKPDGTPRKLMDVSRINSLGWQYKTELEEGINKTYDWFLNNFNPKV, encoded by the coding sequence ATGAGCAAGTATAAAAACAAAAAAATTTATGTTGCCGGACACAATGGAATGGTTGGCTCAGCTATAATGAGAGCTCTGCAAAAGAATGGATATAAAAATCTTATTACAAAGTCCTTCAGTGAACTTGATTTGAGAAGACAATCCGATGTTGAAAAATTTTTCAATGAGCAAAAACCTGATGTTGTAATCGTTGCTGCAGCAAAAGTTGGTGGAATTCTGGCAAACAATACTTATCGTGCTGAATTTATTTATGATAATCTGATGATTGAAGCTAATCTTATTCATGCTTCCTATCTGAACAAAGCAGAAAAATTAATTTTTCTTGGAAGTTCTTGCATTTATCCAAAGCTTGCACCACAACCATTGAAAGAAGAATATCTTCTCTCCGGATATCTTGAATATACAAACGAACCCTATGCGATTGCGAAGATTGCAGGAATTAAATTATGCGAAAATTATTTCAGACAGTATGGATGTAATTTTATATCTGCAATGCCAACAAATTTATACGGACCAAATGACAATTTTGATTTACAAACTTCTCATGTTCTGCCCGCACTAATCAGGAAATTTCACGAAGCGAAAATTCAGAACGCGCCTTCTGTAACAATCTGGGGAACCGGAAAACCTCTCCGTGAATTTTTATTCGTTGATGACCTTGCCGAAGCTATACTTTTTATGATGGAAAATGTCGAAGCTTTAGAATTATATAATCTTGGTATCACTCATTTGAATGTTGGAAGCGGAAAAGATATTTCTATTGCAGAGCTGGCGTCATTGATTGCAAAGATTGTTGGTTACAATGGTAGAATTGAGCACGATACATCCAAACCTGACGGAACACCGAGAAAGTTAATGGATGTAAGTCGGATAAATTCTCTTGGCTGGCAATACAAAACCGAACTTGAAGAAGGAATTAATAAAACCTACGATTGGTTTCTGAATAATTTCAATCCGAAAGTTTAG
- the rlmD gene encoding 23S rRNA (uracil(1939)-C(5))-methyltransferase RlmD — translation MKIKKGDIAEFKIEKYAFEGKGIAKVSKNDLLGINDSDGFEKNYVVFVHCSYPGDVVKARLTKIKKSYAEAITTEIISASPDRVKAKCKYFGVCGGCKQQDLSYQKQIEYKQKQVEEIFYKLGGFNNFEIENILPSDDIYFYRNKMEFSFSDKRWLTKQEISSADKFQKDFALGLHIPKIYDKVLDINECFLQSELSNSILNFTRKFFIEKNVSVYSTKTHTGFLRNLVIRQSYHTKDLMVNLVTSDEDDELLKEYVEQLVKNFPAITTIVNNISKKLSAVAVGDYEKVYFGSGFIYDKIGNYTFRISANSFFQTNTRQAEKLYQTALDYAELKGDEIVYDLYSGAGTIAIYISQKAREVFAFESVQSAVEDAKVNAELNSVSNVEFITTDLYKSFLPIIHKKNFPVPEVMIIDPPRSGMHQNTVEDVIQLSPKKNSLCEL, via the coding sequence ATGAAGATTAAAAAAGGCGATATAGCAGAATTTAAAATTGAAAAATATGCATTCGAAGGAAAGGGAATTGCAAAAGTTTCAAAGAATGATTTACTCGGAATAAATGACTCCGATGGTTTTGAAAAAAATTATGTTGTATTTGTGCATTGTTCTTATCCCGGAGATGTAGTTAAAGCAAGATTAACAAAGATTAAAAAATCCTATGCTGAGGCGATTACAACAGAAATCATTTCTGCTTCGCCAGATAGAGTGAAAGCAAAATGCAAATACTTTGGTGTTTGTGGTGGCTGTAAGCAGCAAGACCTTTCATATCAAAAGCAGATTGAGTATAAGCAGAAACAAGTAGAAGAAATATTTTATAAACTTGGTGGATTTAACAATTTCGAAATTGAAAATATTCTCCCTTCGGATGACATTTATTTCTATCGCAATAAGATGGAATTTTCATTCAGTGATAAACGCTGGTTAACTAAACAGGAAATTTCGTCTGCCGATAAATTTCAAAAAGATTTTGCACTCGGACTTCACATTCCAAAGATTTATGATAAAGTTCTCGATATAAACGAATGCTTTCTTCAGTCCGAATTGAGTAATTCAATATTAAATTTTACCAGAAAATTTTTTATTGAAAAAAATGTTTCTGTCTATTCCACAAAAACTCACACTGGATTTTTACGGAACCTTGTGATTCGACAATCCTATCACACAAAAGATTTAATGGTGAATTTAGTAACATCAGATGAAGATGATGAACTTCTTAAAGAATATGTTGAACAACTCGTTAAAAATTTTCCGGCAATCACAACAATTGTAAATAATATCAGCAAAAAATTATCTGCAGTTGCAGTTGGTGATTATGAGAAAGTTTATTTCGGAAGCGGGTTCATATACGATAAAATAGGAAATTACACTTTCAGGATAAGCGCAAATTCGTTCTTTCAAACAAATACCAGACAAGCTGAAAAACTTTATCAAACAGCTTTGGATTATGCTGAATTAAAAGGCGATGAAATTGTTTATGATTTGTATTCAGGTGCAGGAACAATTGCAATTTATATTTCACAAAAAGCAAGAGAAGTTTTTGCATTTGAATCTGTTCAATCCGCAGTTGAAGATGCTAAGGTGAATGCAGAACTGAACAGTGTTTCCAATGTAGAATTCATCACAACAGACCTTTACAAATCATTTTTACCAATTATTCATAAAAAAAATTTTCCGGTTCCTGAAGTAATGATAATTGATCCACCACGAAGTGGAATGCATCAGAATACAGTTGAAGATGTAATTCAACTTTCTCCTAAAAAGAATAGTTTATGTGAGTTGTAA
- a CDS encoding methyltransferase domain-containing protein: MNKNQNIFLPGGFKQFRILKSKIHLSDKTVLVIGSNSELIAEKMIDSGAASVTVIVNDYESLINSRLNLPKDSKVSVKMMDYENTDFNDESFDLIYAQASISLTNRNKIVKEIKRILKNESVLCVSEITALAKQYPQFVKDIFESSDILPLYHDECAKYYEERNFLVLYQEDLSSSLKNYYENAANQLKQAIETLTDKEKSYYKKLLNKISHESNAYLKLGADKFIGLKMMILKKTQNEK; the protein is encoded by the coding sequence ATGAATAAGAACCAAAACATATTTCTTCCCGGTGGTTTCAAGCAATTCAGAATTCTGAAATCAAAAATTCATTTAAGTGATAAAACTGTTTTAGTTATCGGTTCAAACAGTGAATTGATTGCAGAAAAAATGATTGATTCCGGTGCGGCTTCAGTTACAGTTATTGTAAATGACTATGAATCATTAATCAACTCACGATTAAATCTTCCAAAGGACTCAAAAGTTTCTGTTAAGATGATGGATTATGAAAACACAGATTTTAATGATGAATCATTTGATTTGATCTATGCTCAGGCGTCAATCTCTCTGACAAACAGAAACAAAATTGTCAAAGAGATTAAAAGAATTTTGAAAAATGAATCGGTACTGTGTGTAAGTGAAATTACAGCTTTGGCCAAACAATATCCTCAATTTGTAAAAGACATTTTCGAATCATCTGATATCTTACCCCTGTATCACGATGAGTGTGCAAAATATTATGAAGAGAGAAACTTCCTTGTCCTATATCAGGAAGATTTATCATCTTCATTGAAAAATTATTATGAGAATGCTGCAAATCAGTTGAAGCAAGCGATTGAAACACTAACAGATAAAGAAAAAAGTTATTACAAAAAACTGCTGAATAAAATCAGTCACGAATCCAATGCATATCTTAAACTCGGAGCTGATAAGTTTATTGGATTGAAGATGATGATATTAAAGAAAACTCAAAACGAAAAATGA
- a CDS encoding S9 family peptidase encodes MKKFLSLIFLIIFISITIFPQSKRAITIDDLWAMKRIGSYDVSPDGKTLAFALTSYSFDTNKGNSDIYLIDIDGKNLRALKNSDKNESEPKFSPDGKSIAFTRDGQIWLCNLDGSNEKQLTKIYSEASGFEWSADGKKILFVSSVYPDCITQDCNEQKDKAKEQSKVKAQIFTQLMYRHWNDWRGDKRSHLFILDVASGDFKDLTEGNTEDVPPLALGSSNDYNFSPDGTEIAFTLNPEFSKATSTNLEIFLLSLTAPGTPKLISDSKGVDCQPVYSLNGKWLAWTSMKRAGFEADKKDIILFERSTGKMKNLTENLDRSVEEFIWSPDSKTIYFTAQNEINSSIYKLDVEEGEITLFHKDNFNTSIKLSNDGKTLFFLKQRATMPSEIYSLSTDGKNTLRQITKVNENLLSQIEMNSVETFWCEGANGDKVQSILVKPPFFDPAKKYPMVFLIHGGPQGAWEDNFHFRWNYQMFASQGYVVVAPNPRGSTGYGQKFTDEISGDWGGKVYTDLMNSYDYAVKNFSFIDSKNTFAAGASYGGYMINWIAGHTDRFNALVSHAGVFNLESMYGTTEELWFPEWEYGGTPWEKREVYEKWSPHRYIHNCKTPVLVVHGAKDFRVPEEQAFQLFTSLQRLGVESKFLYFPDETHFVAKPLNSKLWWETVFEWFKTHLK; translated from the coding sequence ATGAAAAAATTTCTCTCGTTAATTTTTCTGATAATATTCATTTCAATAACAATTTTCCCGCAATCAAAAAGAGCAATTACAATCGACGATTTATGGGCGATGAAAAGAATTGGCAGTTATGATGTTTCTCCGGATGGAAAAACTTTGGCTTTTGCTCTGACATCGTACAGTTTCGACACTAATAAAGGCAACTCCGATATTTATCTTATTGATATTGATGGAAAAAATTTAAGAGCACTGAAAAATTCTGATAAGAATGAAAGTGAACCAAAATTTTCACCTGACGGAAAATCAATTGCCTTCACAAGAGATGGCCAAATCTGGCTATGTAATTTAGATGGTTCGAATGAAAAGCAACTTACAAAAATTTACTCAGAAGCTTCCGGATTTGAATGGTCTGCTGATGGTAAAAAGATTTTATTTGTTTCATCAGTTTATCCTGATTGTATTACACAGGACTGTAATGAACAAAAAGACAAAGCTAAAGAACAGAGTAAAGTTAAAGCTCAGATTTTTACTCAACTTATGTACAGACATTGGAATGATTGGCGTGGAGATAAAAGAAGTCATCTTTTTATACTTGATGTTGCTTCCGGAGACTTTAAGGATTTAACCGAAGGCAACACTGAAGATGTTCCGCCACTTGCTTTGGGCTCGTCAAATGATTACAACTTTTCTCCTGACGGGACTGAAATTGCTTTCACACTTAATCCTGAGTTCAGCAAAGCAACAAGTACAAACCTAGAAATTTTTCTTTTAAGTCTTACAGCTCCAGGCACTCCTAAACTTATTTCCGATAGCAAAGGAGTTGATTGTCAACCTGTTTATTCACTGAACGGGAAATGGCTTGCCTGGACATCAATGAAAAGAGCCGGATTTGAAGCTGACAAAAAAGATATAATTCTCTTTGAACGAAGCACGGGAAAGATGAAAAATCTTACAGAAAATTTGGATCGCTCGGTGGAAGAATTCATCTGGTCACCGGATTCAAAAACAATTTACTTTACTGCGCAGAATGAAATAAACAGTTCTATCTACAAGCTTGATGTTGAAGAAGGTGAAATAACTCTATTTCATAAGGACAACTTCAATACATCCATAAAATTATCAAATGATGGAAAGACTTTATTTTTCCTTAAGCAAAGAGCAACTATGCCATCAGAGATTTATTCTCTCAGCACCGATGGAAAAAATACTTTGCGACAAATAACAAAGGTAAATGAAAATCTACTTTCTCAAATCGAAATGAATTCAGTTGAAACATTCTGGTGTGAAGGTGCAAATGGTGATAAAGTTCAATCAATTTTAGTTAAGCCACCGTTTTTTGATCCTGCAAAAAAATATCCGATGGTATTTTTAATTCACGGTGGTCCGCAAGGTGCGTGGGAAGATAATTTTCATTTCAGATGGAATTATCAAATGTTCGCTTCACAAGGTTATGTAGTAGTTGCTCCTAATCCACGCGGCTCAACAGGATACGGACAAAAATTCACAGATGAGATTTCCGGCGACTGGGGCGGAAAAGTCTATACAGATTTGATGAACTCTTACGATTACGCTGTTAAAAACTTTTCATTCATTGATTCAAAAAATACTTTTGCTGCGGGTGCTTCTTATGGTGGTTATATGATTAATTGGATTGCTGGTCATACAGACAGATTCAATGCTTTGGTTTCGCACGCAGGAGTTTTTAATCTCGAAAGTATGTATGGAACAACCGAAGAACTTTGGTTTCCTGAATGGGAATATGGTGGAACTCCGTGGGAAAAAAGAGAAGTTTATGAGAAATGGTCTCCGCACAGATACATTCATAATTGCAAAACTCCGGTCTTGGTTGTACACGGTGCAAAAGATTTTCGTGTTCCAGAAGAGCAGGCATTTCAGTTATTCACTTCTCTGCAGCGACTTGGTGTTGAAAGTAAATTTTTATATTTCCCTGACGAAACTCACTTTGTTGCAAAACCACTTAATTCAAAACTATGGTGGGAAACTGTTTTTGAATGGTTTAAAACTCATTTGAAATAA
- a CDS encoding YkvA family protein, with the protein MKERDIQIVSPDDEIFEDLNDLGAFNIGGKSEKQIEEDYKEKATYVEENLWTKLERVGKKISFAKDIIALFNYMRDPLVSWHRKAIVVMGLIYFISPIDTIPDIAPLIGYLDDLGVITALLKFLGHELIPYYDKNYRA; encoded by the coding sequence ATGAAAGAGAGAGATATTCAAATCGTATCACCCGATGATGAAATATTCGAAGACTTAAATGATCTTGGTGCCTTCAATATCGGAGGCAAAAGCGAAAAACAAATTGAAGAAGATTATAAAGAAAAAGCAACTTATGTTGAAGAAAATCTTTGGACGAAGCTTGAAAGGGTTGGTAAGAAAATTTCTTTTGCTAAAGATATTATAGCGCTGTTCAATTATATGCGTGACCCTTTAGTAAGCTGGCATCGTAAAGCAATTGTTGTGATGGGATTGATTTATTTCATTTCACCAATTGACACAATTCCGGATATAGCTCCTTTAATTGGTTATCTGGATGATCTCGGCGTAATTACTGCACTGCTAAAATTTCTCGGTCACGAACTGATTCCATATTATGATAAAAACTACAGAGCTTAA
- a CDS encoding NUDIX hydrolase, whose amino-acid sequence MNYKLLKSEIKYHGKVFDHQVDEIQYDSGNIGIREVAVHPGGAVVIPIKDDGKIILVKQFRYPLQKTLIELPAGKLDKNEDPLKCATRELEEETGYKAKHFEKLGAIYTAPGYCTEILHIYKATGLIAGNHNREEGEQGMELLEFSLDEIKKKILSGEINDAKTIAGIFYLAQK is encoded by the coding sequence ATGAATTACAAACTTTTAAAATCTGAAATAAAGTATCACGGAAAAGTTTTTGATCATCAGGTTGATGAAATTCAATACGACAGCGGAAATATTGGGATAAGAGAAGTTGCTGTTCATCCTGGCGGAGCAGTTGTAATTCCAATAAAAGATGATGGAAAAATTATTTTAGTAAAACAGTTTCGTTATCCGCTACAAAAAACTTTAATTGAACTTCCTGCCGGAAAGCTTGATAAAAATGAAGACCCTTTAAAGTGTGCAACAAGAGAACTTGAAGAAGAAACAGGTTACAAAGCCAAACATTTCGAAAAGCTTGGTGCAATTTATACAGCGCCCGGATATTGTACTGAAATTCTTCATATATACAAAGCGACAGGATTGATTGCCGGCAACCATAATCGTGAGGAAGGTGAGCAAGGCATGGAACTGCTTGAATTTTCTTTGGATGAAATCAAAAAGAAAATTTTATCCGGTGAGATAAATGATGCAAAAACAATTGCAGGCATATTTTATTTAGCTCAAAAATGA
- a CDS encoding geranylgeranylglyceryl/heptaprenylglyceryl phosphate synthase, translating to MKIYNHLRNTIKQKGAAYLILLDPDKLPEEKLQGFLIHCEKSGVDGFLVGGSLMINGDFESFISKIKLFTKLPLIIFPGSITQVSPNADAILFLSVVSGRNPEHLIGKHVLAAPSIKKSGIEPISTAYILVDSGSTTTAVYMSGSLPIPRNKPEIAAATALASEYLGMKLIYLEAGSGAEQPVPDEMVKSVCEQCSVPVIVGGGIRDSATARKKVECGASIIVTGNFFEDENNWDLVKEFANAVHIKNSILV from the coding sequence ATGAAGATTTATAATCATCTTAGAAATACAATTAAACAAAAGGGAGCGGCTTATTTAATACTGCTCGATCCTGATAAACTTCCCGAAGAAAAACTTCAGGGATTTCTGATTCATTGTGAAAAAAGTGGAGTGGATGGATTTCTTGTTGGCGGTAGTTTGATGATTAATGGTGATTTCGAGTCTTTCATTTCCAAAATAAAATTATTCACAAAACTTCCTTTGATAATTTTCCCGGGAAGCATTACACAAGTCTCACCAAATGCAGATGCAATTTTATTTCTTTCTGTTGTAAGCGGAAGAAATCCGGAACATCTGATTGGCAAACATGTTCTTGCTGCTCCTTCAATTAAAAAAAGCGGGATTGAGCCAATATCTACTGCTTATATTCTGGTTGATTCCGGCTCAACTACAACTGCAGTTTATATGAGCGGCAGCTTACCAATTCCACGCAACAAACCTGAAATTGCTGCTGCAACTGCTTTGGCTTCTGAATATCTTGGTATGAAACTTATTTATCTTGAAGCCGGAAGTGGTGCAGAGCAACCTGTACCTGATGAAATGGTAAAATCTGTCTGTGAACAATGTTCTGTTCCTGTAATTGTTGGTGGTGGAATCAGAGATTCTGCAACAGCAAGAAAAAAAGTTGAATGTGGTGCTTCGATTATTGTAACCGGAAATTTCTTTGAAGATGAAAACAACTGGGATTTAGTTAAGGAATTTGCAAATGCAGTTCATATTAAAAATTCCATCCTGGTTTAA
- a CDS encoding D-sedoheptulose 7-phosphate isomerase, which produces MDAKKFFTDSLNESAETKLKMRDQLMDEVLSAVDLLVDCFKNGNKLLLCGNGGSAADSQHIATELMIRLSHHIQRPALPAIALTTDTSNLTAGGNDIGFENVFARNVEGLGNKGDVLLAISTSGNSQNVIKAVDMAHQKGMKVIGFLGGSGGKLKPMVDIPIVIPSPNTQRIQEGHITVAHIICELVEDKLYGS; this is translated from the coding sequence ATGGACGCAAAAAAATTTTTTACTGATTCTTTAAATGAAAGCGCTGAAACAAAATTAAAAATGAGAGATCAGCTGATGGATGAAGTTCTTTCAGCCGTTGATTTGCTTGTTGATTGTTTTAAGAATGGGAATAAATTATTGTTATGCGGTAATGGCGGAAGTGCTGCTGATTCACAACATATTGCAACTGAGTTGATGATAAGATTAAGTCATCATATTCAAAGACCTGCATTACCTGCAATTGCACTTACTACAGACACATCAAATCTTACTGCAGGTGGAAATGATATTGGTTTCGAAAATGTTTTTGCAAGAAATGTTGAAGGGCTTGGAAATAAAGGTGATGTTCTGCTTGCAATTTCTACAAGCGGAAATTCTCAGAATGTTATCAAAGCAGTTGATATGGCTCATCAGAAAGGAATGAAGGTAATCGGATTTCTTGGTGGAAGCGGCGGTAAATTAAAACCGATGGTTGATATTCCGATTGTTATTCCTTCACCCAACACACAGAGAATTCAGGAAGGACACATCACAGTTGCACACATTATTTGTGAATTGGTGGAGGATAAATTATATGGTTCGTGA
- a CDS encoding DUF192 domain-containing protein has product MVQKNSRNSKKNKTQKKFGAKQIGIVIVLVLIAAFLIFNNFIKDSKHEMEYYTFTKEGELIFSDSLGNTKAKIDIEIADDDYQRQLGLMNRKEMTENQGMLFIFLRQDFLSFWMRNTLISLDMIFVDESKTIVTIHKNTRILSDISYPSSKPARYVVEVLAGFTDKHNIQVGDKIDWMEMKLSQ; this is encoded by the coding sequence ATGGTACAAAAGAACAGTAGAAACTCAAAAAAAAATAAAACGCAAAAGAAGTTTGGCGCAAAGCAGATAGGCATTGTAATCGTTTTAGTTTTAATAGCTGCTTTTTTAATTTTTAACAATTTTATAAAAGACTCAAAGCACGAAATGGAATATTATACATTTACCAAAGAAGGTGAACTTATATTTTCTGATTCACTTGGCAACACAAAAGCTAAAATTGATATTGAAATTGCTGATGATGACTATCAACGCCAACTTGGTTTAATGAACAGAAAAGAGATGACTGAAAATCAGGGAATGCTTTTTATTTTCCTGCGACAGGATTTTCTTTCATTCTGGATGCGTAATACTCTTATTTCTCTTGATATGATTTTTGTAGATGAAAGCAAAACAATAGTTACCATTCATAAAAACACAAGAATACTTTCGGATATAAGTTATCCTTCGTCAAAGCCCGCGAGATATGTTGTGGAAGTTTTAGCCGGATTTACTGATAAACACAATATTCAGGTCGGTGATAAAATTGATTGGATGGAAATGAAACTAAGTCAGTGA
- a CDS encoding prolyl oligopeptidase family serine peptidase, which produces MQILSREMISLPEQQNKMIISGWGADVLDKTTVEKITYLSDGLKVKGYIAYPNDNSKTYPCIIWCRGGYGNAGAIDKFTARGMFGQLASWGYCVFASQYRGNDGSEGHDDFGGDDVNDILNLIPLADEIPQANKNVWGIEGWSRGGMMTYLTLTRTNIFKAAIVLGGIANLRCNAEESKFMRRLYEYSLGNFTNEEFKKRCEERSIINFPEKLSRQTPLLIIHGNADERVLPHDSIDLSYKLLELNFPFRLVMLEGGDHFLKSHRQEVDEMRRKWFDRFLKN; this is translated from the coding sequence ATGCAAATATTATCCCGTGAAATGATCTCTTTACCCGAGCAACAAAATAAAATGATCATCAGCGGTTGGGGCGCTGATGTTCTTGATAAAACTACAGTTGAAAAGATTACATATCTTTCTGATGGATTAAAAGTAAAAGGTTATATCGCTTATCCGAATGATAATTCAAAAACATATCCTTGTATTATATGGTGCAGAGGCGGTTATGGAAATGCCGGCGCAATTGATAAATTCACCGCAAGAGGAATGTTCGGACAATTAGCAAGTTGGGGCTATTGTGTATTTGCATCTCAGTATCGCGGCAATGATGGTAGCGAAGGTCACGATGATTTTGGTGGTGATGATGTGAATGATATCCTTAATCTAATTCCGCTTGCAGATGAAATTCCGCAGGCAAATAAAAATGTTTGGGGAATTGAAGGTTGGAGCCGCGGCGGAATGATGACTTACCTGACTCTTACCAGAACAAATATTTTCAAGGCAGCAATTGTGCTTGGTGGTATAGCTAATCTGCGTTGCAATGCTGAAGAAAGTAAATTTATGCGTCGGCTTTATGAATACTCTTTGGGAAATTTTACTAATGAGGAATTCAAAAAGAGATGTGAAGAAAGGTCCATTATTAATTTTCCTGAAAAGCTTTCACGACAAACACCTCTGCTTATCATTCACGGCAATGCTGACGAAAGAGTTTTACCACACGATTCAATTGATTTATCCTACAAACTTCTCGAATTAAATTTCCCATTCCGATTGGTAATGCTTGAAGGTGGTGATCATTTTCTTAAATCTCACCGTCAGGAAGTTGATGAAATGAGAAGAAAATGGTTTGACAGGTTTCTGAAAAACTGA